A region of the Fibrobacter succinogenes genome:
TTTTGTTCGTGCAAAATTTCAAGTGCGCACCGATTCACGGGATGTATCGTTGGTACAAGGATGTTCCGCTAATCCAGTTGCATGACCGTTTTGAAAAACGTGCGACGATGTGGTTTACTTTCTTCCATGAGTTGGCGCATGTGCTGTATCACGGCAAAAAAGGAATTTGTTTACAGAATATCGAAATTACGCACAATCATCCTGAAAAAGAAGATGAGGCGAACTGCTTCGCGCAAAAGTGCATGCTCGAAGCGGGTTTCGAGGTGTAGAATGTAGTCTTGGAAATTCGCAGTTTATGAATGCTGCGAATCTTGACGATGGCGTTTCTGATAAAGTTGTCCTTAAAACGTTCTTTCCCTTACAACGTATTGAGGCGATTGATTGATGCTGATGTAGATTCGACCGACGTATTCGCCGATGAGGCCGAGCAAAAGCATAATCATGCCGCCGATAAAGAGTATAGTGGCGAGCATACTCGTGTATCCAATCGGAACTGCAGGGAACATCAGTTTTTTGTAAATGACAAAGAGGCCTGCGGCAAAGCCGATAGCAGCGCAGATTAAACCGATGAAGGTTGCTGCGCGGAGTGGCTTTACAGAGAATGCGGTAAAACCATTAATCCAGAGCCCGAGAAGCCCTGCGATGGTGTAGCCGGATTCCCCTTCGAGGCGTCGGCGATGATGGACTTCGACGTTGCCGAGATTTTTGGTAGCGCGGAATACAAGGCCGCTGATGTAGGCAAACGGGTGGGGGTAGCGCACGATTTCATCGACGATGAACTTGCGCATGATGAAAAAGCTTGTGGTGCGCAGCGTTTTGGGTTGTCCGATGATGGCTTCGGCCATTTTCTTGTTGACCCATGTTCCGAAGCGGCGGAATAGGTGTTGTGCGGCGTGCTTGTAGTAACCGTACACAACGTCGTAACCTTCTTCTAGCTTGTCTACAAGTTTGAAGGATTCGCTGGCGGGTGTTTGGCCG
Encoded here:
- a CDS encoding glycosyltransferase family 2 protein; the encoded protein is MKLSFVIPCYRSQNTIETVVNEIRETIATRPETDYEIVLVNDCSPDNVWNVIESLAAADPHIKGISLAKNFGQHSALMAGYAQTTGDYIISLDDDGQTPASESFKLVDKLEEGYDVVYGYYKHAAQHLFRRFGTWVNKKMAEAIIGQPKTLRTTSFFIMRKFIVDEIVRYPHPFAYISGLVFRATKNLGNVEVHHRRRLEGESGYTIAGLLGLWINGFTAFSVKPLRAATFIGLICAAIGFAAGLFVIYKKLMFPAVPIGYTSMLATILFIGGMIMLLLGLIGEYVGRIYISINQSPQYVVRERTF